From a region of the Myxococcaceae bacterium JPH2 genome:
- a CDS encoding methylmalonyl-CoA mutase small subunit codes for MSQVPLHIASVFLAPSLEDWRRLVDKDLKGKPFTSLQSTLEGGLTQQPLYSRQDAADAPPPEPPGVAPYLRGTQALGLTEGGWSVCQEYTGPDVTSAAEALRVDLERGATGVWLCLGEPHGIAVPDAEAMARLLAPVPLERTPVCLESEADGLSAAGFLLSVAERKGVTRASLRGCLGVDPLGALARTGALTGGLDAVLAQAAPLVTSLRESAPGLRVLLVSSRAVADAGASPVHELAWALATGVEYLRSLERAGVSPEIAARSVQFALSVGGQFFPEIAKLRAARLLWSKVVAASGGSQEAQAMVLHARTASGTKTQRDPWVNILRATAESFAAVVAGADSVSTSPFDETLGTPDEGARRLARNTQLILRDESSLNRVADPAGGSYYLEQLTGEFARAAWTELRRIESLGGMSRALQEGDIARVLAETRVARDKALRTRKLPLVGVSEFPHLGEPTVRREPRPASGVSAAKAGSALPLQPVRMSEAFETLRDASDRYQTAHGARPRAFMASLGTVAEHTTRSMWTANALAVGGIETRDQHGFADVAAAVEQFAGSGAALAVISGPDALYPEWVPALSAALKAKGARVVAVAGRPGEHEAAFRAAGVDLFIFAGADLVALLSSLHQQLGVS; via the coding sequence GCAAGTGCCTCTCCACATCGCCTCGGTCTTCCTGGCCCCCTCGCTGGAGGACTGGCGCCGGCTGGTGGACAAGGACCTGAAGGGCAAACCCTTCACGTCGCTTCAGTCCACGCTCGAAGGCGGACTGACCCAGCAGCCGCTCTACTCGCGTCAGGACGCGGCCGATGCGCCGCCCCCCGAGCCGCCGGGCGTCGCTCCCTACCTGCGCGGCACCCAGGCGCTCGGCCTCACCGAGGGCGGCTGGAGCGTCTGCCAGGAGTACACGGGCCCCGACGTGACGAGCGCCGCCGAGGCGCTTCGCGTGGACCTGGAGCGCGGCGCCACCGGCGTGTGGCTCTGCCTGGGTGAACCCCACGGCATCGCTGTTCCGGACGCGGAGGCCATGGCGCGGCTGCTCGCTCCGGTGCCTCTGGAGCGCACCCCTGTCTGCCTGGAGTCGGAGGCGGATGGGCTGTCCGCCGCGGGCTTCCTGTTGAGCGTCGCGGAGCGCAAGGGGGTCACGCGCGCGTCGCTGCGTGGCTGTCTGGGCGTGGATCCGCTGGGGGCGCTGGCGCGCACGGGCGCGCTGACCGGTGGCCTGGATGCGGTGCTCGCCCAGGCGGCCCCGCTGGTGACGTCGCTGCGCGAGAGCGCGCCGGGGCTGCGCGTGCTGCTCGTCTCGTCGCGCGCCGTGGCGGATGCGGGCGCGTCGCCGGTGCACGAGCTGGCGTGGGCCCTCGCCACGGGCGTGGAGTACCTGCGGTCGCTGGAGCGCGCGGGCGTGTCGCCGGAGATCGCGGCGCGCTCGGTGCAGTTCGCGCTGTCGGTGGGCGGCCAGTTCTTCCCGGAGATCGCCAAGCTGCGCGCGGCGCGGCTCTTGTGGTCCAAGGTCGTCGCCGCGTCGGGCGGCTCGCAAGAGGCCCAGGCCATGGTGCTGCATGCGCGCACCGCGAGCGGGACGAAGACGCAGCGCGATCCGTGGGTGAACATCCTGCGCGCCACCGCGGAGTCCTTCGCGGCGGTGGTGGCGGGCGCGGACAGCGTGAGCACGTCTCCCTTCGACGAGACGCTCGGCACGCCGGACGAGGGCGCGCGGCGACTGGCGCGCAACACCCAGCTCATCCTGCGCGACGAGTCCAGCCTCAACCGCGTCGCGGATCCGGCGGGCGGCAGCTACTACCTGGAGCAGCTCACCGGCGAGTTCGCCCGCGCGGCCTGGACGGAGCTGCGGCGCATCGAGTCGCTGGGCGGCATGTCCCGCGCGCTCCAGGAGGGCGACATCGCCCGCGTGCTCGCCGAGACGCGCGTCGCGCGCGACAAGGCGCTGCGCACGCGCAAGCTGCCCCTCGTGGGCGTCAGCGAGTTCCCCCACCTGGGCGAGCCCACCGTGCGCCGCGAGCCGCGTCCTGCTTCGGGCGTGAGCGCCGCGAAGGCGGGGAGCGCCCTGCCGCTGCAGCCGGTGCGCATGTCCGAGGCGTTCGAGACGCTGCGCGACGCGAGCGACCGATACCAGACGGCCCACGGGGCCCGGCCGCGCGCGTTCATGGCGAGCCTGGGCACGGTGGCGGAGCACACCACGCGCTCGATGTGGACGGCCAACGCGCTGGCGGTGGGCGGCATCGAGACGCGCGACCAGCACGGCTTCGCGGATGTCGCGGCGGCGGTGGAGCAGTTCGCCGGTTCGGGCGCTGCGCTCGCGGTCATCTCCGGTCCGGACGCGCTCTATCCCGAGTGGGTGCCCGCGCTGAGCGCCGCGCTGAAGGCGAAGGGCGCGCGCGTGGTGGCGGTGGCCGGACGTCCCGGCGAGCACGAGGCCGCGTTCCGCGCGGCGGGTGTGGACCTCTTCATCTTCGCGGGAGCGGACCTGGTCGCGCTCCTGTCCTCGCTGCACCAGCAGCTCGGGGTGTCGTGA